The Rhineura floridana isolate rRhiFlo1 chromosome 8, rRhiFlo1.hap2, whole genome shotgun sequence genome includes a region encoding these proteins:
- the FBXO7 gene encoding F-box only protein 7 isoform X1, producing MKLRVRMQKRTAPLELPGEEPTLADLRVHLCQTLLPFWGYSSDTKFAITLNNKDSLTGDQETLASFGIVSGDLICLMLEEANAAPRLPLPLSSSLPPPQNNHEPSTSATCQCHPGSSNSERNRHKAEYEVQGDVQMTDNTAGSSQEFPSETVSDDLQEAAGSYPSEPMLCSEATDGQVPHSLHTLYHSAECTNANDALIVLIHLIMMETGYIPQGTEAKATSMPENWRERGVYKLLYSHPLCENGFAALTSVPLGNLVVVNAMLKIADSLKSVKRLQLLPSSFICFQNPATVVGMYKDLQKLSRLFKDRLVYPLLAATRQALNLPDVFGLVVLPLELKLRIFRLLDVRSLLSLSSVCHNLYAASNDQLLWRFIYLRDFRDPITRPRDTDWKDLYKRKWKQKKDALRWRHMMFVPPPPLPIPFHPSPLYPNPFPPNPLYPPMIIGGEFDERPSPPYVGDPIHSLFPNPLDLPSQYPPLLGLHFDPFPTFRPHHDPFVSFQEPNPTFPGRTSRVRPIDSRRAFI from the exons TACGGATGCAGAAGCGAACGGCTCCGTTGGAGCTGCCAGGGGAGGAGCCAACTCTGGCGGACCTGCGCGTGCACCTGTGCCAGACCCTCTTGCCCTTTTGGGGTTACAG TTCTGATACCAAGTTTGCAATAACCTTGAACAACAAAGACTCCCTCACTGGAGACCAGGAAACCCTAGCATCCTTTGGGATTGTTTCAGGAGACTTGATATGCTTGATGTTAGAAGAGGCGAATGCTGCACCCAGGTTACCTCTGCCTCTGTCCTCATCCCTGCCTCCACCACAGAATAATCATGAACCATCCACTTCAGCTACATGCCAGTGCCATCCCGGGAGCTCAAACAGTGAAAGAAACAGACACAAAGCAGAATATGAAGTCCAAGGTGACGTTCAGATGACTGACAATACG GCAGGATCCAGCCAGGAGTTTCCTTCAGAGACTGTCTCAGATGACCTCCAAGAAGCTGCTGGTTCCTACCCTTCAGAGCCAATGCTTTGCTCTGAAGCTACAGATGGGCAAGTGCCACACTCTCTTCATACTCTCTACCACTCTGCAGAGTGTACCAATGCCAATGATGCCTTGATTGTTTTGATCCACCTTATCATGATGGAGACGGGATACATACCTCAA GGGACAGAAGCAAAGGCGACATCAATGCCTGAGAACTGGAGGGAGAGAGGGGTTTATAAGCTGCTGTATTCCCACCCCCTCTGTGAAAATGGCTTTGCTGCCCTTACTTCAGTGCCTTTGGGGAACCTTGTTGTTGTCAATG CAATGCTAAAGATCGCTGACAGCCTCAAAAGTGTGAAGAGGTTGCAGCTTCTGCCATCGTCATTCATTTGTTTTCAGAACCCAG CAACTGTTGTAGGAATGTATAAAGATCTTCAGAAGCTCTCGCGCCTCTTTAAAGATCGGCTGGTGTATCCTCTTCTGGCTGCTACCCGGCAAG CTTTGAACCTGCCAGATGTGTTTGGCTTAGTGGTCCTTCCGCTGGAACTGAAACTCCGGATTTTCCGACTCCTGGATGTCCGCTCACTTCTCTCTTTGTCTTCTGTTTGCCACAACCTCTATGCTGCTTCAAATGATCAACTTCTGTGGAGATTCATATACCTGCGGGATTTTAGAG ATCCCATTACCAGGCCCCGAGACACAGACTGGAAAGAT CTGTACAAGAGAAAATGGAAGCAGAAGAAGGATGCCCTGAGGTGGAGGCACATGATGTTTgtaccccctcctccccttcccattccaTTTCATCCCAGCCCACTGTATCCCAATCCTTTTCCTCCTAATCCTCTTTATCCCCCAATGATCATTGGTGGTGAATTTGATGAAAGGCCATCACCTCCATATGTTGGAGACCCGATCCACTCCCTCTTTCCTAACCCTTTGGATCTTCCAAGTCAATATCCCCCCCTCCTTGGGCTGCATTTTGATCCATTTCCTACTTTCAGGCCACACCATGATCCATTTGTGTCCTTTCAAGAACCTAATCCCACATTCCCAGGAAGAACCAGTCGGGTCCGTCCAATTGATAGTCGCCGTGCATTCATATGA
- the FBXO7 gene encoding F-box only protein 7 isoform X2 — MLEEANAAPRLPLPLSSSLPPPQNNHEPSTSATCQCHPGSSNSERNRHKAEYEVQGDVQMTDNTAGSSQEFPSETVSDDLQEAAGSYPSEPMLCSEATDGQVPHSLHTLYHSAECTNANDALIVLIHLIMMETGYIPQGTEAKATSMPENWRERGVYKLLYSHPLCENGFAALTSVPLGNLVVVNAMLKIADSLKSVKRLQLLPSSFICFQNPATVVGMYKDLQKLSRLFKDRLVYPLLAATRQALNLPDVFGLVVLPLELKLRIFRLLDVRSLLSLSSVCHNLYAASNDQLLWRFIYLRDFRDPITRPRDTDWKDLYKRKWKQKKDALRWRHMMFVPPPPLPIPFHPSPLYPNPFPPNPLYPPMIIGGEFDERPSPPYVGDPIHSLFPNPLDLPSQYPPLLGLHFDPFPTFRPHHDPFVSFQEPNPTFPGRTSRVRPIDSRRAFI; from the exons ATGTTAGAAGAGGCGAATGCTGCACCCAGGTTACCTCTGCCTCTGTCCTCATCCCTGCCTCCACCACAGAATAATCATGAACCATCCACTTCAGCTACATGCCAGTGCCATCCCGGGAGCTCAAACAGTGAAAGAAACAGACACAAAGCAGAATATGAAGTCCAAGGTGACGTTCAGATGACTGACAATACG GCAGGATCCAGCCAGGAGTTTCCTTCAGAGACTGTCTCAGATGACCTCCAAGAAGCTGCTGGTTCCTACCCTTCAGAGCCAATGCTTTGCTCTGAAGCTACAGATGGGCAAGTGCCACACTCTCTTCATACTCTCTACCACTCTGCAGAGTGTACCAATGCCAATGATGCCTTGATTGTTTTGATCCACCTTATCATGATGGAGACGGGATACATACCTCAA GGGACAGAAGCAAAGGCGACATCAATGCCTGAGAACTGGAGGGAGAGAGGGGTTTATAAGCTGCTGTATTCCCACCCCCTCTGTGAAAATGGCTTTGCTGCCCTTACTTCAGTGCCTTTGGGGAACCTTGTTGTTGTCAATG CAATGCTAAAGATCGCTGACAGCCTCAAAAGTGTGAAGAGGTTGCAGCTTCTGCCATCGTCATTCATTTGTTTTCAGAACCCAG CAACTGTTGTAGGAATGTATAAAGATCTTCAGAAGCTCTCGCGCCTCTTTAAAGATCGGCTGGTGTATCCTCTTCTGGCTGCTACCCGGCAAG CTTTGAACCTGCCAGATGTGTTTGGCTTAGTGGTCCTTCCGCTGGAACTGAAACTCCGGATTTTCCGACTCCTGGATGTCCGCTCACTTCTCTCTTTGTCTTCTGTTTGCCACAACCTCTATGCTGCTTCAAATGATCAACTTCTGTGGAGATTCATATACCTGCGGGATTTTAGAG ATCCCATTACCAGGCCCCGAGACACAGACTGGAAAGAT CTGTACAAGAGAAAATGGAAGCAGAAGAAGGATGCCCTGAGGTGGAGGCACATGATGTTTgtaccccctcctccccttcccattccaTTTCATCCCAGCCCACTGTATCCCAATCCTTTTCCTCCTAATCCTCTTTATCCCCCAATGATCATTGGTGGTGAATTTGATGAAAGGCCATCACCTCCATATGTTGGAGACCCGATCCACTCCCTCTTTCCTAACCCTTTGGATCTTCCAAGTCAATATCCCCCCCTCCTTGGGCTGCATTTTGATCCATTTCCTACTTTCAGGCCACACCATGATCCATTTGTGTCCTTTCAAGAACCTAATCCCACATTCCCAGGAAGAACCAGTCGGGTCCGTCCAATTGATAGTCGCCGTGCATTCATATGA